One Vibrio sp. 16 genomic window carries:
- a CDS encoding SLC13 family permease, which translates to MSDNNKKTPWFMLCLGPLVMLATLVMEPPVAGLSVDAWRTAGLAFWMASWWISEAVPIPAASLLPLVVVPVAGIASIKQVAAPYAHPLIFLFLGGFLISIAMERWNLHRRIALKTMLYAGSKPSIQVLGIMLVTAFLSMWMSNTATAVMMLPIALSVIKIVTDRDPNNNQFGKAMLLAIAYGASIGGIATLIGTPPNALMAAYLSDSYNIEIGFGQWMMLGLPLSIVLLVFTWLWLTKFSYKVDQAGEVSSKSVFKDQLDKLGAMSAGEKKVLFIFAFAALGWIFRPYIAKATGIGLSDTGVAMMAAILLFALPVISGSNQRVLDWESAKSVPWGILILFGGGLALAAKIKSSGLAEYIALQIQGADTISLVMGILIVTALITFLTEITSNTATAAGFLPLLGPVAESITGTPMVWVIPAAIAASCAFMMPVATPPNAIVFGSGQLKMGDMIRAGFLLNIVAIALITIASITLLPLIFNL; encoded by the coding sequence ATGAGTGATAATAATAAAAAAACACCATGGTTCATGTTATGCCTCGGACCTTTGGTTATGCTCGCGACCCTAGTGATGGAACCGCCTGTAGCAGGGCTAAGTGTCGATGCTTGGCGCACTGCAGGTTTAGCATTTTGGATGGCGAGTTGGTGGATCTCGGAAGCGGTCCCCATTCCCGCCGCCTCACTACTCCCTTTGGTTGTGGTCCCTGTTGCTGGCATTGCCAGTATCAAACAGGTCGCCGCGCCTTATGCTCACCCGCTAATTTTCCTATTTTTGGGTGGATTTCTCATTTCTATCGCCATGGAGCGTTGGAACCTACACCGTCGAATAGCCCTAAAAACCATGCTCTACGCAGGCAGCAAACCCAGTATTCAAGTGTTGGGGATTATGTTGGTCACGGCGTTTCTATCAATGTGGATGTCGAATACCGCAACCGCAGTGATGATGCTCCCTATCGCCCTGTCGGTGATTAAGATCGTTACCGACCGCGACCCGAACAACAATCAATTTGGCAAAGCGATGCTCCTCGCGATTGCTTACGGCGCTAGCATCGGTGGTATTGCCACGCTCATTGGTACGCCACCAAACGCGTTGATGGCGGCTTACTTATCCGATAGCTACAACATTGAGATTGGTTTTGGCCAATGGATGATGCTTGGCCTGCCTCTTTCTATCGTGCTGCTGGTGTTCACTTGGCTGTGGTTGACCAAATTTAGCTACAAAGTCGATCAAGCTGGCGAGGTGAGCTCTAAGTCCGTGTTTAAGGACCAACTCGACAAGCTAGGCGCAATGTCAGCGGGCGAGAAGAAAGTATTGTTCATCTTTGCATTCGCTGCACTCGGTTGGATTTTCCGTCCTTACATCGCGAAGGCAACGGGAATCGGTCTATCAGACACGGGAGTGGCAATGATGGCGGCGATCTTACTGTTCGCACTTCCAGTCATATCAGGCAGCAACCAACGTGTACTCGATTGGGAATCGGCGAAAAGTGTGCCTTGGGGTATCTTGATCCTATTTGGTGGCGGTTTAGCATTGGCAGCCAAAATTAAGTCATCTGGCCTTGCTGAGTACATTGCTCTGCAAATTCAAGGCGCAGATACCATTTCACTGGTGATGGGCATATTGATCGTCACGGCTCTGATTACTTTCCTAACCGAAATCACCAGCAACACAGCAACTGCAGCAGGGTTTCTACCACTCCTTGGTCCTGTCGCGGAGTCGATTACTGGCACTCCGATGGTGTGGGTCATTCCGGCTGCTATCGCCGCAAGTTGCGCCTTCATGATGCCGGTCGCGACACCACCAAATGCGATTGTTTTCGGTTCGGGTCAATTGAAGATGGGCGACATGATTCGTGCAGGCTTCTTGCTCAATATCGTCGCCATCGCGCTGATCACTATTGCAAGTATCACGCTACTCCCACTGATATTTAACCTATAA
- the rlmA gene encoding 23S rRNA (guanine(745)-N(1))-methyltransferase has translation MNYQCPLCHQALSFSQRSFRCVNNHAFDLAKEGYVNLMPVQHKRSKDPGDNKEMMQARRRFLEKDYYQPMKQKVAELCAEFIESDAPSLLDIGCGEGYYTTEMATRLTEKYPNAQTYGLDISKVAIRYAAKRYTNCAFSVASSHRLPFSDNSLDAVVRIYAPCNAEELARVVTDQGVVITVTPAARHLYQLREAIYSDVRLHSEASEEILGFTLEREEKLSYVMPLAQGDAYDLLQMTPFAWKASDTLREQLQSATLYKCEADFMLRVYRKQS, from the coding sequence ATGAACTACCAGTGCCCTCTATGCCATCAAGCACTTTCCTTTTCACAGCGTAGCTTTCGTTGCGTCAACAATCACGCCTTTGACTTAGCCAAAGAAGGTTACGTCAATTTGATGCCAGTACAGCATAAGCGCTCTAAAGATCCCGGCGACAACAAAGAGATGATGCAAGCGCGCCGACGCTTTTTGGAAAAGGACTACTATCAACCGATGAAGCAAAAGGTCGCTGAGCTTTGTGCTGAATTTATAGAAAGTGATGCGCCAAGCCTGTTGGACATCGGCTGCGGTGAAGGCTATTACACTACCGAAATGGCTACGCGCTTAACGGAAAAATACCCCAATGCACAAACCTATGGCCTAGATATCTCGAAAGTGGCCATCCGTTATGCAGCAAAACGCTACACAAACTGTGCGTTCAGTGTTGCCTCGAGCCATCGTCTGCCGTTTTCCGACAACAGCTTAGATGCCGTTGTACGAATATATGCACCTTGCAACGCTGAAGAATTAGCGAGAGTAGTAACCGATCAGGGCGTTGTAATCACCGTGACCCCAGCAGCGCGTCACCTCTACCAATTGCGCGAAGCGATCTACTCAGATGTGCGACTTCATAGTGAAGCTTCTGAAGAAATTTTAGGTTTCACCTTAGAGAGAGAAGAAAAGCTCAGTTACGTGATGCCACTTGCTCAAGGTGATGCTTACGATCTGCTACAGATGACGCCGTTCGCATGGAAAGCCTCAGACACACTAAGAGAACAACTTCAATCGGCTACACTGTACAAATGTGAGGCGGATTTCATGTTACGCGTTTATCGCAAACAGAGTTAA
- a CDS encoding methyl-accepting chemotaxis protein encodes MLQKYRNQSVGFQLKLVITLCLAVAFSSISVLVYRNASDVLLESTLKEHQSKVEAMAKTIAGQFNAYLHTAKVLESTFRNGYLAGVFIEDYTVDFQGHQVANITQYSESLINDTNIVDSFTRDTGAIATIFAPLGNDFIRVSTSLKDPQGNRAVGTTLGQNHPGYRQLMNGQPYYAQIKLYGQRFITYYAPLKDVNGKVNGITFIGLPVERATQNLFSSLEDVNWGDTGYTIILDNAKDNLGRYLLHPKNKESDPPIQNTQDYNGNKPFDKIFEQTSGLIRYPYESNGNVGEKYLVYTEVPGWDWKLLGGTFISEVTKGSRTLLNIIVIISLIVAVGTFAILTLVLNKTLKPLTILNGYMSRLAKGEVSISIPKTGSESRNEINNLNLGVANMASQLDNLVGQIRSTSDQVEQNSTSVVSDAQRNLDQSDLQQEQVEQVVTAIEEMAASAQSVAQQVESIAENVRSANTDSQSGLEVVEGVCIDVAQLNDQLDQSAAAIEQVNVDSESIQTVTKMIDEIAEQTNLLALNAAIEAARAGEQGRGFAVVADEVRTLAHRTQTSVQDVVSIIEKLRGSTGNAVNMMAQSQQNANKVLDKAQEAGNALEAIASQVEAIATQADAIAATSEEQAQVSQEIATSAHSINELNRQSRDTSAKTSESAAELQKQAQDLKQQVDFFH; translated from the coding sequence ATGTTGCAAAAATATAGAAATCAAAGCGTCGGTTTCCAACTCAAGTTGGTGATCACCTTGTGTCTGGCGGTCGCATTTTCAAGCATATCGGTACTGGTTTACCGCAATGCGTCTGATGTATTACTTGAAAGTACCCTTAAAGAGCATCAATCCAAGGTTGAGGCTATGGCCAAAACCATCGCAGGACAATTCAATGCCTATCTGCATACAGCGAAAGTTCTGGAATCGACATTTCGCAATGGTTACCTTGCCGGCGTTTTTATCGAAGATTACACCGTTGATTTCCAAGGCCATCAGGTTGCGAATATTACCCAATACAGTGAAAGTTTAATCAATGATACCAATATCGTGGATAGTTTCACTCGAGATACAGGTGCAATTGCCACCATTTTCGCGCCTCTGGGCAATGATTTTATTCGCGTATCCACATCCCTTAAAGACCCACAAGGTAATCGGGCTGTAGGTACGACACTTGGCCAAAACCACCCTGGTTATCGACAGCTTATGAATGGTCAGCCGTACTACGCTCAGATAAAACTGTATGGTCAACGCTTCATTACTTATTACGCGCCACTTAAAGACGTGAATGGCAAGGTAAACGGGATTACCTTTATCGGACTCCCCGTAGAGCGTGCTACTCAGAATTTGTTTTCTTCTTTGGAAGACGTCAACTGGGGTGACACCGGATACACCATTATTCTAGACAATGCGAAAGACAACTTAGGGCGCTACCTACTGCACCCGAAGAACAAAGAATCCGATCCACCGATTCAAAACACTCAGGATTACAATGGCAATAAGCCCTTCGACAAAATATTTGAACAGACAAGCGGACTGATCCGTTACCCTTATGAAAGCAATGGAAACGTTGGTGAAAAATACCTTGTTTATACTGAAGTGCCAGGGTGGGATTGGAAACTGCTAGGCGGTACTTTTATTAGCGAAGTGACAAAAGGCAGCCGCACATTACTGAACATTATCGTCATTATTTCTCTGATCGTTGCTGTTGGCACATTTGCTATTCTGACCCTCGTGCTCAACAAGACACTCAAACCACTGACCATCCTCAATGGTTATATGAGTCGACTTGCTAAAGGTGAAGTCAGTATCTCCATCCCGAAAACAGGCAGCGAATCACGCAATGAGATCAACAACTTGAATCTTGGTGTAGCAAACATGGCCAGTCAGCTAGACAATCTAGTCGGCCAAATTCGCTCAACCAGCGATCAAGTAGAGCAAAACTCCACCAGCGTGGTAAGCGATGCACAGCGCAATCTCGACCAATCCGACTTACAGCAAGAACAAGTAGAGCAAGTCGTTACCGCCATCGAAGAAATGGCGGCTTCAGCTCAATCTGTTGCCCAACAAGTGGAAAGCATTGCTGAAAACGTTCGTTCAGCCAATACCGATAGTCAATCAGGTTTAGAGGTCGTTGAGGGAGTGTGCATAGACGTTGCTCAATTGAATGATCAACTCGATCAATCGGCTGCGGCTATTGAACAAGTCAACGTTGATAGCGAAAGCATTCAGACCGTCACCAAAATGATTGATGAAATCGCTGAGCAGACAAATCTGTTAGCACTTAACGCCGCGATTGAAGCGGCAAGAGCCGGAGAACAAGGCCGAGGTTTTGCGGTAGTCGCGGATGAAGTGCGCACTCTTGCACATCGCACTCAAACCTCAGTGCAAGACGTTGTCTCCATTATCGAGAAATTAAGAGGGTCAACCGGTAATGCGGTCAATATGATGGCGCAAAGCCAACAAAATGCGAATAAAGTTTTAGATAAAGCCCAAGAAGCAGGTAATGCACTGGAAGCCATCGCGAGCCAAGTCGAAGCAATTGCAACCCAAGCAGATGCGATTGCGGCGACATCCGAAGAGCAAGCACAAGTCTCTCAAGAGATTGCGACCAGTGCGCATTCGATCAATGAACTTAACCGCCAAAGCCGAGACACCAGTGCGAAAACGTCAGAGAGTGCTGCAGAGCTTCAAAAGCAAGCGCAAGACTTGAAGCAGCAAGTTGACTTCTTCCACTAA
- a CDS encoding ChaN family lipoprotein encodes MRTLFATSLITLFLTACSTTPEQRPTTFYDYSLLSPDAQPVSLTQLPKSLANADVILVGEWHTHAGVHRFQTDLLRQLVQEQKTIALSMEQFSRDKQNVLDEYLAGTIGEQVLINNGNAWPNYESDYRPLVEFAKTSGLDVIAANAPKPIVRCIGRQGVDYLDKLTIKERSFLASDIDTSNSPYKEKFMASMHHGKPEQTEKQFAAQVTWDETMAESIVSYLAKHPDTQVIHVAGKFHTELGLGTKASILKRNPDLNVVVITPVASTDTDSGDDYRLLVSAPPVRYVQMENRMKAYQKLKGRNDNLTCR; translated from the coding sequence ATGCGTACTCTATTCGCAACTTCGCTTATTACTCTTTTCCTAACAGCCTGCTCAACCACACCAGAGCAGCGTCCGACTACCTTCTATGATTACAGCTTGCTCTCTCCTGACGCTCAACCGGTCTCGTTGACTCAACTACCAAAATCACTGGCCAACGCTGATGTCATCTTAGTCGGTGAATGGCACACTCATGCAGGTGTTCATCGCTTTCAAACCGACCTATTGAGACAATTGGTGCAAGAGCAGAAAACCATTGCCCTTTCTATGGAGCAATTCTCGCGCGACAAACAAAATGTGCTGGATGAGTACCTCGCGGGGACCATTGGTGAGCAAGTCCTGATCAATAACGGCAACGCTTGGCCAAATTACGAGAGCGACTATCGCCCATTGGTTGAGTTTGCCAAAACAAGCGGCCTTGACGTCATTGCCGCCAACGCACCCAAACCTATTGTGCGCTGTATCGGACGCCAAGGTGTCGATTACCTAGATAAACTGACGATCAAAGAGCGCTCATTCCTTGCCAGTGACATCGATACCTCAAATTCGCCTTACAAAGAGAAGTTCATGGCCTCAATGCATCATGGCAAACCAGAACAAACAGAGAAACAATTTGCTGCTCAAGTCACATGGGATGAAACCATGGCAGAAAGCATTGTCTCTTACTTGGCGAAGCACCCTGACACTCAAGTCATTCATGTCGCAGGCAAATTCCACACTGAGCTTGGTCTAGGAACCAAAGCATCCATTTTAAAGCGTAACCCTGATCTAAATGTTGTGGTGATTACGCCGGTGGCAAGCACCGACACTGACAGTGGCGACGACTACCGCTTGTTGGTGAGCGCGCCTCCGGTTCGTTATGTACAAATGGAAAACCGCATGAAAGCCTACCAAAAATTGAAGGGACGCAACGACAATCTGACTTGTCGCTAA
- a CDS encoding NAD-dependent malic enzyme encodes MTDKRPLYIPFSGPALLETPLLNKGSAFTRKERQEFNLIGLLPHTVETIESQSERAYQQLCSFQSALEKHIYLRNIQDTNETLFHHLINRHLEEIMPLIYTPTVGEACEQFSKIYRRKRGLLLSYPEQHLIDDMLQNATKRNIKVIVVTDGERILGLGDQGIGGMGIPIGKLALYTSCGGISPAHCLPIVLDVGTNNRELLSDPMYMGWRHPRISADQYQEFVDTFIQAVKRRWPNVLLQFEDFAQSNATPLLERYRDQLCCFNDDIQGTAAVVVGTLLAACRRKNERLSDQRIVFVGAGSAGCGIAKQIIRQMMAEGVTEQVATKNLFMIDREGLLTDDTPHLAEFQTTLVQKKADLSTWSNQQALTLHNVIEQSGASVLIGVSGQPGLFDQTAIELLCNNAHQPIVLPLSNPTSRVEGTPDNILNWSKGKAIVATGSPFEPVEYYDEHGHRQTRVISQCNNSYIFPGVGLGVVAVSATRISDSMLMAASRALAECAEHSESNQGAILPPLDEIQAISKHIAFAVGKQAIVEGLALPLSEAALNNAIETTFWQPQYRHYRRTSF; translated from the coding sequence ATGACTGACAAACGCCCTCTCTACATTCCATTTTCTGGGCCAGCTCTGCTTGAAACCCCACTTCTCAACAAGGGCAGTGCTTTCACACGAAAAGAGCGCCAAGAGTTCAACTTGATAGGACTCCTACCCCATACGGTAGAAACCATAGAATCTCAATCGGAACGTGCCTATCAGCAACTGTGCTCGTTTCAATCTGCACTAGAGAAACACATTTATCTGCGCAACATTCAAGACACCAATGAAACCCTCTTCCATCACCTCATCAATCGACACCTCGAAGAGATCATGCCACTCATCTACACACCGACCGTCGGAGAAGCGTGTGAGCAATTCTCAAAAATCTATCGCCGCAAGCGTGGCTTACTGCTCTCCTATCCCGAGCAGCACCTAATTGATGACATGCTCCAAAACGCGACCAAACGAAACATCAAAGTGATAGTTGTGACCGACGGCGAAAGGATTCTTGGATTAGGAGACCAAGGCATCGGCGGCATGGGTATCCCTATTGGCAAATTGGCGCTGTATACCTCATGCGGTGGGATCAGCCCAGCTCATTGCTTGCCAATCGTTCTCGATGTGGGTACCAATAATCGCGAACTGCTTTCCGACCCTATGTATATGGGGTGGCGTCATCCTAGAATTTCGGCAGACCAATACCAAGAGTTCGTCGACACATTTATTCAAGCGGTGAAACGACGCTGGCCAAATGTGCTGCTGCAATTCGAAGATTTCGCCCAGTCAAACGCCACTCCTCTTCTGGAGCGATATCGAGATCAACTTTGTTGCTTTAATGATGATATTCAAGGTACCGCCGCCGTCGTGGTTGGCACCCTGCTGGCCGCATGTCGGCGTAAAAATGAGAGGCTTTCTGATCAACGCATTGTCTTTGTTGGTGCTGGTTCCGCTGGATGCGGCATTGCCAAGCAGATCATCCGTCAAATGATGGCCGAAGGTGTCACTGAGCAAGTCGCGACAAAAAACCTCTTTATGATTGATCGTGAAGGACTCCTTACCGACGACACTCCTCACTTGGCTGAATTTCAAACCACGTTAGTACAGAAAAAAGCGGACTTATCAACATGGTCAAATCAACAAGCGTTGACCTTACACAATGTCATCGAGCAAAGTGGTGCAAGCGTACTCATTGGCGTCAGCGGGCAACCTGGACTGTTTGATCAAACCGCAATAGAACTGCTTTGCAATAACGCACACCAACCGATTGTGTTACCCCTTTCTAACCCCACATCACGGGTTGAAGGTACACCAGACAATATTCTGAACTGGAGTAAAGGCAAAGCAATCGTGGCAACGGGCAGCCCTTTTGAACCTGTTGAGTATTACGATGAACATGGTCATCGACAAACAAGAGTGATTTCCCAATGTAACAACAGTTATATTTTTCCGGGAGTAGGACTTGGCGTTGTGGCAGTGAGCGCAACGCGCATCAGTGATTCAATGCTAATGGCAGCAAGCCGAGCTTTGGCAGAGTGCGCAGAACATAGCGAAAGCAACCAAGGAGCAATACTTCCTCCACTGGACGAAATACAAGCGATAAGTAAGCACATTGCCTTCGCAGTTGGCAAACAAGCCATTGTGGAAGGGTTGGCGCTTCCCCTTTCAGAGGCTGCACTGAACAACGCGATTGAAACTACCTTCTGGCAACCTCAATACCGCCATTATCGACGCACATCGTTCTAA